One Elaeis guineensis isolate ETL-2024a chromosome 10, EG11, whole genome shotgun sequence genomic window carries:
- the LOC105033644 gene encoding cinnamoyl-CoA reductase CAD2, protein MSSEGRVCVTGGSGFIGSWVIRLLLERGYTVHATVKDLNDEGETKHLLGLDGASQRLRLFQIDLLDYTSILAAIQGTTGVFHLASPNVLIPVQDPQRELLDPAEKGTLNVLRAAQESKVRRVVVTSSTAAIFPNPSWPAGMAYNEDSWTDIDHCKKLELWYPVSKILAERAAWEFAAKEGLDVVVINPSVVLGPVLPPAIGASVATLLDLLQGRVAELENLHMGCVDVRDVALAHVLLYEKPSAQGRHLCVEAMTRWCDFVAKVAELYPEFQVPRHLEDKQPWLVRAESPSKKLMELGLHFRSMEQVIKDTVDSLKSKGYL, encoded by the exons ATGTCGAGCGAAGGGAGGGTATGCGTGACGGGCGGCAGCGGGTTCATCGGATCATGGGTGATCCGCCTCCTCCTCGAACGTGGCTACACCGTTCATGCTACCGTCAAAGATTTGA atgacGAGGGCGAGACGAAGCACTTGCTAGGCCTCGACGGGGCCTCGCAGCGGCTCCGCCTCTTCCAGATCGATTTGCTTGACTACACCTCCATCCTGGCGGCAATCCAAGGCACCACCGGCGTCTTCCACCTTGCTTCCCCCAACGTGCTCATCCCCGTCCAAGATCCTCAG AGGGAGCTGCTGGATCCCGCGGAGAAGGGGACACTCAACGTGCTCCGCGCGGCGCAGGAGAGCAAGGTGAGGCGAGTGGTTGTGACGTCGTCAACGGCAGCCATCTTCCCCAACCCCAGCTGGCCCGCCGGCATGGCCTACAATGAGGACTCGTGGACCGACATCGACCACTGCAAGAAGCTCGAG CTCTGGTATCCGGTTTCGAAAATTTTGGCGGAGAGAGCAGCCTGGGAGTTCGCCGCGAAAGAGGGGCTGGACGTGGTGGTGATCAATCCTTCGGTGGTATTGGGTCCCGTCCTTCCCCCAGCCATCGGTGCCTCCGTGGCCACTTTGCTCGACCTTCTCCAGG GTAGAGTAGCAGAGTTAGAGAACTTGCACATGGGATGTGTTGATGTGAGAGATGTGGCACTGGCTCACGTTCTGTTATATGAGAAGCCATCGGCACAGGGACGGCATCTATGTGTGGAGGCTATGACCCGTTGGTGCGACTTTGTAGCTAAGGTTGCCGAGCTCTACCCTGAATTCCAAGTTCCAAG GCATTTAGAGGACAAACAACCTTGGCTGGTTAGGGCAGAGAGTCCATCAAAGAAGTTGATGGAACTGGGTCTTCATTTCAGATCCATGGAACAAGTGATCAAGGATACTGTGGACAGTTTGAAGAGCAAAGGCTACCTCTAG
- the LOC140852220 gene encoding probable calcium-binding protein CML18 produces the protein MKAMMVELDSDSDYFVDLKEFVMFHHRLGAKEGELRDAFTMYDLDWDGQITAKELHLVLKRLGEECSVHDYSRMIRSVDSDGDGSMNFEDFKMMMVNDGERKGSRGDRRHRPLIDVVYRDSNFFHKG, from the coding sequence ATGAAAGCCATGATGGTGGAGCTGGACTCCGACAGTGATTACTTCGTGGATCTGAAGGAGTTTGTCATGTTCCACCATAGGTTGGGTGCAAAGGAGGGAGAGTTGAGGGATGCGTTCACGATGTACGATCTGGACTGGGATGGGCAGATCACGGCAAAGGAGCTCCATCTGGTGCTGAAAAGATTGGGGGAGGAGTGCTCCGTCCATGACTACTCTAGGATGATCCGGTCTGTTGATTCGGATGGTGATGGAAGCATGAACTTTGAGGACTTCAAGATGATGATGGTGAACGACGGAGAGAGGAAGGGCTCTAGAGGTGATCGCCGTCATCGTCCTCTGATTGATGTGGTATATCGTGATTCTAATTTCTTTCACAAGGGTTAG